One Neodiprion pinetum isolate iyNeoPine1 chromosome 1, iyNeoPine1.2, whole genome shotgun sequence genomic window carries:
- the LOC124224817 gene encoding dynein axonemal heavy chain 10-like: protein MDSTEDSNEQSRTTVLTFAPSITHAEETMSISQIMDYRLYWLRDKVSKFLGLKDGGPLFDALINRNDRFFEDQLLTFFMTNLYGVMDLDKKVIFFYKTYHEEVVQEEITIWEESHRAKISAITVISSRMKPQRLTKSAPAKATDKSVDDDKSADKKAPKEKKLKKRKLRSKSDSKIEENSSAGISIAESTVTAFEQSTSSANEVDHSETELLDTVQSSEVAANAEPKDGEKIKSPMESSLFVPPPGEENKYVMTKKMVERTLQIPEIHLIFGQLDTQNVKLQDKNIVYFMRTIEDAVPAFETLAECMAEMPDYMVMGSMGGRFLASLDKLLVYVFTPLVEKQFREPMVPSPQEMDEELHKDLEPTNTQAGELAQKTRRLSMKPTTSATSRPSNFRRISVAISKVKSDSDSVNTSQRSSRFDDGDLRSEKSTASISSATHSTKPKEIPREEPNKKELLAALERLTQSVQWTIEHTEGDILLQIPKIAGLTDPTITDAMFCSNADAVTQLEDVVISWEHHIKTVMNSFTNKVPHGNGPMAEYNYWHDRENGLSILVEQLKTPVVKRIFVLLNEAKSQIPSGFNYYRSDLLKLFHEASDNVKFLFTITRHFKTIAESDNFKSITDQIPSLMEGLKMMWILSRYYCTEEKMSPLFERIAWQLCQNVTKHLAVKKLFRQPIQQVMKKTNEAYDMLKQWKIAYMKTRQSIELSGRGARWEFDKNRLFKETEYIASVCKDLNEVCGVLQDFYNIFGAELKSIMNNPEQIDGVIKRVDKLVVPVQQADFDLYTEFNKENWEVLMASFYGEVSSLENEAKFFINDCFTVLISAEDAMEALLKFKNMKTRDAIQAQLLTKFDVVMQQFTKEITVVGQTFNRGKRNPPLLRYHPPVGGGIFWERQLFHRLKRVVLKFQNVKELKNSELKILAFEKYLNIAKQMKLFEDTKYSQWVETAVPIVENTLKKSVLTIVPCERQNGNTSGKFRF from the exons ATGGATTCTACCGAGGATTCGAACGAACAATCTAGGACTACGGTGTTGACATTCGCACCTTCCATTACTCATGCAGAAGAAACTATGTCGATTTCGCAAATTATGGATTACAG acTTTACTGGCTGCGAGATAAAGTCTCTAAATTTCTCGGTCTTAAAGACGGAGGTCCCTTATTCGATGCGCTAATAAAT AGAAACGACAGATTCTTCGAAGACCAATTACTAACGTTTTTTATGACGAACTTATACGGTGTTATGGACCTGGACAAGAAAGTCATCTTCTTTTACAAGACGTATCACGAAGAGGTAGTACAAGAAGAGATCACAATCTGGGAAGAAA GCCATCGTGCTAAGATTTCTGCAATCACGGTAATCAGTTCGCGAATGAAACCTCAACGGCTGACGAAAAGTGCGCCTG CGAAAGCAACAGACAAGTCTGTGGACGACGATAAATCTGCGGACAAAAAGGCTCCTAAAGAGAAGAAACtcaaaaaacgaaagttgCGGTCCAAGTCTGATTCAAAGATAGAGGAGAACAGTAGCGCTGGAATAAGTATTGCCGAGTCTACTGTCACAGCTTTTGAACAATCGACAAGTAGCGCTAACGAAGTCGATCATAGTGAAACAGAGTTATTAGACACAGTGCAATCATCAGAAGTCGCAGCTAATGCCGAACCTAAGGAtggagaaaaaatcaaatcccCCA tGGAATCTTCACTATTTGTTCCGCCGCCCGGTGAAGAGAACAAGTACGTTATGACGAAA AAAATGGTGGAGAGGACACTCCAGATTCCGGAAATTCACTTAATCTTCGGCCAGCTGGATACTCAAAACGTCAAACtacaagataaaaatataGTGTATTTTATGAGAACCATTGAGGATGCAGTGCCAGCGTTCGAAACTCTTGCTGAGTGTATGGCTGAAATGCCTGACTATATGGTTATGGGTTCGATGGGTGGTAGATTCCTGGCGAGCTTAGACAAACTTTTAGTTTAC GTTTTCACACCATTagtcgaaaaacaattccgcgAACCTATGGTCCCATCGCCGCAGGAAATGGACGAGGAGCTTCATAAGGATCTCGAACCTACCAATACCCAGGCTGGTGAACTTGCACAAAAAACGCGAAGACTGAGCATGAAACCGAcg ACTTCGGCGACATCGAGACCATCGAATTTCCGTAGGATATCTGTCGCCATCTCAAAAGTAAAGTCTGATTCCGATAGCGTAAATACGTCTCAGAGGAGTTCTCGTTTCGACGATGGAGATTTAAGGTCCGAAAAGTCGACGGCATCTATTTCCAGTGCAACTCACAGTACAAAACCCAAGGAGATTCCAAGGGAAGAACCCAACAAAAAGGAGCTTTTGGCAGCCCTGGAACGTCTCACGCAAAGCGTGCAGTG GACAATTGAGCATACCGAAGGAGATATCTTACTGCAGATACCGAAGATAGCAGGCCTGACAGATCCCACGATAACTGACGCAATGTTCTGTAGTAATGCGGATGCAGTGACACAGCTAGAAGACGTAGTTATATCTTGGGAGCATCATATTAAGACG GTTATGAACAGTTTTACAAACAAAGTTCCACACGGAAACGGTCCCATGGCGGAGTATAATTACTGGCACGATCGAGAGAACGGACTTTCAATTCTCGTAGAACAACTGAAGACGCCGGTCGTCAAGCGGATATTTGTACTGCTCAATGAAGCAAAATCGCAGATACCTAGCGGATTTAATTATTACCGATCGGACTTGTTGAAACTTTTCCACGAAGCTTCGGATAATGTAAAATTTCTCTTCACTATAACCAGGCACTTCAAG ACCATCGCGGAGTCGGACAACTTCAAATCCATCACCGATCAGATACCTTCTCTTATGGAGGGATTAAAGATGATGTGGATATTGTCGCGTTACTATTGCACCGAAGAGAAAATGTCTCCCTTATTTGAACGAATAGCTTGGCAGCTTTGTCAAAATGTCACAAAGCATTTGGCTGTAAAGAAATTGTTCAG ACAACCAATACAGCAGGTCATGAAGAAAACGAACGAAGCCTACGACATGCTGAAACAGTGGAAAATCGCCTACATGAAGACGAGGCAATCTATCGAGTTATCTGGAAGGGGAGCTCGTTGGGAATTTGATAAAAACCGTCTGTTCAAAGAGACGGAGTACATTGCCAGCGTGTGCAAAGATTTGAACGAAGTCTGCGGTGTCTTGCAGGATTTTTATAACATATTCGGCGCTGAGTTGAAATCTATCATGAATAATCCTGAACAAATAGACGGTGTAATAAAGCGCGTGGATAAACTTGTAGTTCCGGTACAGCAAGCTGATTTTGACTTGTATACTGAATTCAACAAGGAGAATTGGGAGGTTTTAATGGCTTCGTTTTACGGGGAAGTTTCCTCCTTGGAAAATGAagctaaattttttatcaatgacTGCTTCACCGTTCTCATATCAGCAGAAGACGCGATGGAAGCTCTTCTgaagtttaaaaatatgaagacGCGAGATGCGATTCAGGCACAACTGCTAACAAAGTTTGACGTCGTGATGCAGCAGTTTACCAAAGAGATCACTGTAGTGGGTCAAACATTCAACAGAGGAAAACGAAACCCACCACTCCTCAGGTATCATCCACCTGTGGGCGGCGGAATATTTTGGGAACGGCAGCTTTTTCACCGTCTAAAAAGAGtcgtattgaaatttcaaaacgtCAAGGAACTCAAGAatagtgaattgaaaattctcgCCTTTGAAAAGTATCTAAACATCGCTAAGCAGATGAAGCTTTTCGAAGATACGAAGTACAGTCAATGGGTCGAAACGGCTGTCCCGATTGTTGAAAATACTTTGAAGAAAAGCGTTCTAACCATCGTACCTTGCGAACGACAGAACG gCAATACTTCTGGAAAATTTAGGTTTTGA
- the LOC124214736 gene encoding mucin-2 has protein sequence MRSTQRYLFLATVVLCIGQSIQENAEEIQESFHFRRAIDGSRGRKYFNPDEDGSYDSYDSTSGDYDSSQVESGFSDIRSNVPGEPGVNYPTYTSVPKTRFSCHGRMSGYYADEEAGCQVFHVCHNVVVSSFLCPVGSIFSQTLLTCDWWNNVECEGPNDDFFPHQEIPQNEEQMIQKAYEMMQLSKPNSGSSDQQVRGRQLNIAKVADRDNGKTNIREGIAVSGERNPQNYRHYHTEQPPLQENSRLRKNNDDVNDDHTPSKQNLINIRLRPKNFQINRPGEDSRLNDRAKDSSVIYIQKNVNDYSQNAYSTLRPFVIQENFRNSDDHDVNIYKEEFQSSYAPTVPTVTTTTRKLYSPTVPVTTYRPSTTSYKNDDQDLGSSDHLYIHGKNSNILTSQPTVIYEDLTPENNNFTNSVILNRKASEKSDTADKEHHENVAKSVKPTESFGSEVQDTYLSNHKSNIGNTKEEVEIVPSIFNSESYSHGQNYQHFYADQDSLSEEFRARVTGKREGFLVDNYANAALQTGLVNDGKKEDSDIFNSPGKIPPLIVQLPRPLGSSDSSSIDIRDQLFTFNTFNMSLAPIPQPPQLGGSLGMNSKDTMSANVTSERPNMIPLLIPQNSPPMLSSGIRSPGAIYDENTSNEPRISIPSISEIGSSGTVIADVDSRIQTSASSTRIPPRISQTLEAPSRPLLISQISQSAGLPGAVLTDTADRPQTSQPSDTIPPLIPQSLDANSDRNVIDASTRIPPLITQTSQPAGLPGVDLSDVTDSTQNSQSPDRIPLVITPSMNSYNNENISGAPARIPPLIWQISQSAESVRIDSTDVMNRTQISQPSNSTTSPIPQSLDGNSDRNAFDASTRIPPLITQTVQPTGLPEGGLSDVTNRTQNSQLPTRIPLVIPQSTSFHNNENMPVAPARMPPLIWQISQSAESAGIDSTHVVHRTQVSQPSNSLTPPILQSSAANNDKNVFDTSTRIPPLITQSSGVVSADSADRTETSKPFNNVPSLIPQSLDANNDENIFDTATRVPSLITQTSGVVSTDSADRIETSEPFNNIPPLIPQSSDANNDENIFDTATRVPPLITVTPGVVSTDITDRTETETSEPFNNIPPLIPQSSDANNDENIFDTATRVPPLITQTSGVESTDSADTTETSEPFINIPPLIPQSSDANNDENIFDTATKVPPLITQTSGVISTDSADRTENSEPFNNIPPLIPQSSDANNDENIFDTATRVPPLITQASGVISTDYADRTETSEPFNNIPPLIPQSSDANNDENIFDTATRVPPLITVTPGVVSTDITDRTETETSEPFNSIPPLIPQSSDANNEENIFDITTRVPLLVTQTSGVVSTDSADRTETSKPFNNIPPLIPQSSDANNDENIFDTATRVPPLITETSGVVSTDTTDRIETETSESSNSIPPLIQQSSDANNDENIFDTATRVPPLITETSGVVSTDTTDRIETETSESSNSIPPLIQQSSDANNDENIFDTATRVPPLIIQTSGVVSTDTTDRIETETSESSNSIPPLIQQSSNANNDENIFDTATRVPPLIIQTSGVVSTDSADRTETETSQSSNSIPPLIPQSSDANNDTNVFNTPTRIPSLIPGTVKSTPSFSAQNPSTVNNQNVPGKPPNIPPFISQIPQGGDSMVVIHQPQTLDVSTVISPPIPQTSKSTEMPVTQFPCVFTEINSVSCKNPPMLSKTPNSSNSSDGVLVGNTEKEHVASSSPYIPPLITDVLQPPKLPAIDLMDIFNRRPAILPSTEAPPLIQTSNAPDPWTVPLHDLSNPFHPSFSSAPGKLYLSPKEYQRPMSFNSIQIPQQQLGDQLAVQPPVKHLIYDSSVGNPETKNSQFAVVESTSKESSTTSYPNIASTLSPPRFDNPFVTPSEKSLETDTSDTRGPIAQGFIPAGYNENIRFHTGGASLYPQFYTIPSTLISQAVESSLDTQGEKTIGLQNSQSADDSTSLLSSEIVPHNEYRQNTMANVFSKATSAESNVRFESSTPKNVLDITGITTTGKFDASNKDSVQALRPNISAAGLPVSLSQIEDSINNSNDLPYEIAFTINAGEDFNPSGDFISKLLAQHQNNGSPGFAGLEGYEIIRSDDIETSVNEQNLEPTVAPTIAPAIAPTITPTVAPTVQSNTAGGRLLFDPRISLEDNQSGKRIIFSNPLLSPATITRSKAVGNRAEEIDPVKSEVLPRPFPFGTEQSVALNARLNSKFDYLSILNQPSSTSNRDVNLLAKDINGSLESLFASAQQTAITSIPSREQLLEELTKNFGQPYFSSDTHQSYFTPPTTSANINYKFPSPFVNLEQYRTGKKASGWQSAPTSSELPKTPTTTSTTTTTSTTTTTPKPIKTFVETEFIPSLSFSFDSDYERKAYVDAVLNGFVTENQFIDPWRDTASTYWEPSQT, from the exons TTCTCGCTACGGTTGTTTTGTGCATCGGTCAATCGATTCAGGAGAACGCCGAAGAAATCCAGGAAAGCTTCCATTTTCGAAGAGCAATTGACGGCAGTAGAGGAag aaaataCTTTAATCCCGATGAAGATGGATCGTACGATAGCTATGACTCGACGAGTGGTGACTACGACTCCAGTCAGGTAGAATCGGGATTTTCGGATATCAGGTCGAACGTACCAGGTGAACCAGGAGTCAATTATCCAACCTACACCAGCGTACCGAAAACGAGATTCTCCTGTCATGGTCGGATGTCGG GTTACTATGCTGATGAGGAAGCTGGATGTCAGGTTTTCCACGTATGTCACAATGTGGTGGTTTCTTCGTTCCTCTGCCCAGTCGGCTCAATTTTTTCGCAAACTCTGCTTACCTGTGATTGGTGGAATAACGTAGAATGTGAAGGGCCCAATGATGATTTCTTTCCACACCAAGAAATACCTCAAAATGAGGAACAAATGATCCAAAAAGCATACGAAATGATGCAACTGTCAAAACCGAACAGTGGTAGCAGTGATCAACAAGTCAGAGGAAGACAACTGAACATTGCGAAAGTTGCAGACAGAGATAATGGTAAAACAAACATCCGTGAAGGAATTGCAGTATCAGGTGAAAGAAACCCTCAAAATTATCGCCACTACCATACAGAACAGCCTCCATTGCAAGAAAATTCTCGATTGAGAAAGAATAATGACGATGTTAATGACGATCATACTCCATCTAAGCAGAATTTGATCAATATCCGGCTTAGGCCGAAAAACTTTCAGATCAATCGTCCGGGCGAGGATTCCAGATTAAACGATCGAGCTAAAGATTCATCAGTTATCTACATTCAGAAAAATGTCAACGATTATTCTCAGAATGCTTATTCAACATTACGACCATTTGTAATAcaggaaaattttcgaaactctGATGATCACGATGTTAACATTTACAAAGAAGAATTTCAGTCATCGTATGCTCCAACTGTTCCAACGGTTACTACAACGACGCGAAAACTATACTCACCCACTGTACCTGTAACTACATACAGACCTTCTACGACATCTTACAAAAATGATGATCAAGACTTGGGAAGCTCAGATCATCTTTACATTCACGGTAAAAATAGTAACATTTTAACATCGCAACCAACGGTAATTTACGAAGATCTTACAccggaaaataataattttacaaattcagTCATCTTGAACCGTAAAGCGAGTGAAAAATCAGATACCGCAGACAAGGAACACCATGAAAATGTGGCAAAATCCGTTAAACCGACGGAAAGTTTTGGATCGGAGGTACAAGATACGTACTTGTCAAATCATAAATCGAATATTGGAAATACGAAAGAGGAAGTTGAAATAGTGCCatcgatttttaattcagaGTCGTATAGTCATGGACAAAATTATCAACACTTTTACGCTGACCAGGATTCCTTAAGTGAGGAATTCCGGGCACGAGTTACTGGGAAAAGGGAAGGGTTTTTGGTTGATAATTACGCAAATGCTGCGCTGCAAACAGGCTTGGTAAATGACGGGAAAAAAGAGGACAGTGACATCTTTAATTCCCCTGGCAAGATACCACCCTTGATTGTTCAACTTCCACGACCTTTGGGGTCATCAGATTCGTCTTCTATCGATATTCGTGACCAACTATTCACTTTCAATACGTTCAATATGTCGCTAGCTCCGATACCTCAACCTCCGCAACTGGGAGGATCGTTAGGAATGAATTCTAAGGATACTATGAGTGCAAATGTAACTTCTGAACGACCCAATATGATTCCACTGTTGATCCCTCAAAATTCGCCACCTATGCTATCGTCAGGAATACGATCTCCAGGGGCGATATATGATGAAAATACCTCTAATGAACCACGCATTTCAATACCTTCGATTTCCGAAATTGGATCATCAGGGACGGTTATAGCTGATGTTGATAGTAGAATACAGACTTCTGCATCATCCACCAGGATACCACCTCGGATTTCTCAAACTTTGGAAGCACCGAGTAGGCCACTTTTGATCTCGCAAATTTCACAATCAGCCGGATTGCCGGGAGCAGTTTTAACGGATACTGCTGATAGACCACAGACCTCTCAACCATCTGATACGATACCACCATTGATTCCACAATCTTTGGATGCAAACAGCGATCGAAATGTGATTGACGCATCAACCAGAATTCCGCCGCTGATCACACAAACCTCCCAGCCTGCCGGATTGCCAGGGGTAGATTTATCGGATGTTACTGATAGTACACAGAATTCTCAATCGCCTGATAGGATCCCACTTGTAATTACTCCGTCTATGAACTCTTATAACAATGAAAATATCTCCGGTGCGCCAGCTAGAATTCCTCCTTTGATCTGGCAaatctcacaatcagccgAATCAGTCAGGATAGATTCAACAGATGTTATGAATCGAACACAGATTTCTCAACCATCTAATAGCACAACATCTCCGATTCCACAGTCTTTGGATGGAAATAGTGATCGAAATGCATTTGACGCATCAACCAGAATTCCACCTCTGATCACACAAACTGTACAACCCACCGGATTGCCCGAGGGAGGTTTATCGGATGTTACTAATAGAACACAGAATTCTCAATTACCTACTAGGATACCACTTGTGATTCCTCAATCTACGAGCTTTCATAATAACGAAAATATGCCTGTTGCACCAGCCAGGATGCCTCCTCTGATTTGGCAaatctcacaatcagccgAATCAGCAGGGATAGATTCCACACATGTCGTTCATCGAACACAGGTTTCTCAACCATCTAATAGCCTAACACCTCCGATTCTACAATCTTCAGCTGCAAATAACGATAAGAACGTCTTTGATACATCAACTAGGATACCACCCTTGATTACTCAAAGCTCAGGTGTAGTTTCGGCAGATTCTGCTGACAGAACAGAGACTTCGAAACCATTCAACAACGTACCATCTCTTATTCCACAATCTTTAGATGCgaataatgatgaaaacaTCTTCGACACAGCCACTAGGGTACCTTCCTTGATCACACAAACCTCGGGTGTAGTCTCAACGGATTCTGCTGATAGAATAGAGACTTCTGAACCATTCAACAACATACCACCTCTGATTCCACAATCTTCAGATGCGAATAATGATGAGAATATCTTCGACACAGCCACTAGGGTACCACCCTTGATCACAGTGACCCCGGGTGTGGTTTCAACGGATATTACTGACAGAACAGAGACAGAGACTTCTGAACCATTCAACAACATACCACCTCTGATTCCACAATCTTCAGATGCGAATAATGATGAGAACATATTCGACACAGCCACTAGGGTACCACCCTTGATCACACAAACCTCAGGTGTAGAGTCAACGGATTCTGCTGATACAACAGAGACTTCTGAACCATTCATCAACATACCACCTCTGATTCCACAATCTTCAGATGCGAATAATGATGAGAACATCTTCGACACAGCCACTAAGGTACCACCCTTGATCACACAAACCTCGGGTGTAATCTCAACGGATTCTGCTGATAGAACAGAGAATTCTGAACCATTCAACAACATACCACCTCTGATTCCACAATCTTCAGATGCGAATAATGATGAGAACATCTTCGACACAGCCACTAGGGTACCACCCTTGATCACACAAGCCTCGGGTGTAATCTCAACGGATTATGCTGATAGAACAGAGACTTCTGAACCATTCAACAACATACCACCTCTGATTCCACAATCTTCAGATGCGAATAATGATGAGAATATCTTCGACACAGCCACTAGGGTACCACCCTTGATCACAGTGACCCCGGGTGTGGTTTCAACGGATATTACTGACAGAACAGAGACAGAGACTTCTGAACCATTCAACAGCATACCACCTCTGATTCCACAATCTTCAGATGCAAATAATGAAGAGAACATCTTTGATATAACCACCAGGGTACCACTCTTGGTCACACAAACCTCAGGTGTAGTCTCAACGGATTCTGCTGATAGAACAGAGACTTCTAAACCATTCAACAACATACCACCTCTGATTCCACAATCTTCAGATGCGAATAATGATGAGAACATCTTTGATACAGCCACGAGGGTACCACCCTTGATCACAGAGACCTCAGGTGTGGTTTCAACGGATACTACTGACAGAATAGAGACAGAAACTTCTGAATCATCCAACAGTATACCACCTCTGATTCAACAATCTTCAGATGCAAATAATGATGAGAACATCTTTGATACAGCCACGAGGGTACCACCCTTGATCACAGAGACCTCAGGTGTGGTTTCAACGGATACTACTGACAGAATAGAGACAGAAACTTCTGAATCATCCAACAGTATACCACCTCTGATTCAACAATCTTCAGATGCAAATAATGATGAGAACATCTTTGATACAGCAACGAGGGTACCACCCTTGATCATACAAACCTCGGGTGTGGTTTCAACGGATACTACTGACAGAATAGAGACAGAAACTTCTGAATCATCCAACAGTATACCACCTCTGATTCAACAATCTTCAAATGCAAATAATGATGAGAACATCTTTGATACAGCAACGAGGGTACCACCCTTGATCATACAAACCTCGGGTGTGGTTTCAACGGATTCTGCTGACAGAACAGAGACAGAGACTTCTCAATCATCCAATAGCATACCACCTCTGATTCCACAATCTTCGGATGCAAACAACGACACGAATGTGTTTAATACACCAACCAGAATACCATCCTTGATTCCTGGAACAGTAAAATCTACGCCGTCGTTTAGTGCACAGAACCCAAGTACTGTCAATAATCAAAATGTTCCTGGAAAACCACCGAATATACCACCGTTCATTTCTCAAATCCCACAGGGAGGGGATTCAATGGTTGTTATACATCAACCACAGACTTTGGACGTGTCTACTGTGATATCTCCTCCGATTCCTCAAACTTCTAAATCTACAGAAATGCCAGTGACACAATTTCCGTGTGTGTTTACTGAAATTAATAGTGTATCATGTAAGAATCCACCTATGCTCTCTAAAACTCCAAACTCTTCAAACTCATCCGACGGTGTTCTAGTGGGCAATACTGAAAAAGAACATGTTGCGTCTTCATCACCATATATACCACCATTGATTACTGACGTGCTACAACCTCCAAAGTTACCAGCTATAGACTTGATGGATATTTTCAATCGAAGGCCAGCCATACTTCCATCAACCGAAGCACCGCCTTTGATTCAGACTTCAAACGCTCCTGATCCATGGACCGTACCGTTGCATGATTTATCCAACCCTTTTCACCCATCGTTCAGTTCAGCACCAGGAAAGCTCTATCTATCTCCAAAGGAATATCAGAGGCCCATGTCATTTAACTCCATCCAGATACCACAGCAGCAACTAGGAGATCAATTGGCAGTACAACCTCCGGTGAAACATCTTATCTACGATTCAAGTGTGGGGAATCCGGAAACTAAGAACAGTCAGTTTGCTGTTGTGGAGAGTACCAGCAAGGAATCATCAACAACTAGTTATCCAAATATAGCCTCTACTCTATCTCCTCCTAGATTTGACAACCCCTTCGTCACCCCGAGCGAAAAAAGTTTAGAAACAGACACGTCTGACACTCGAGGACCCATCGCTCAAGGGTTTATTCCGGCCGGTTATAACGAGAATATACGTTTTCACACAGGCGGAGCTTCGTTATATCCTCAGTTTTATACCATTCCTTCGACTTTGATTTCACAAGCTGTTGAGTCATCATTAGATACACAAGGCGAAAAGACCATCGGGCTGCAAAATTCACAATCAGCTGATGATTCAACAAGTTTGCTTAGTTCGGAAATCGTTCCTCATAACGAATATCGGCAAAATACCATGGCCAATGTTTTCAGTAAAGCAACTTCTGCGGAAAGTAATGTACGTTTTGAATCTAGCACACCAAAGAATGTCCTAGATATCACCGGTATAACGACCACAGGGAAATTTGATGCATCAAACAAGGATAGTGTGCAGGCTCTTCGACCAAACATTTCAGCTGCTGGCTTGCCGGTGAGCTTGAGCCAAATAGAAGATTCGATCAACAATAGTAACGATTTGCCATACGAGATTGCCTTTACGATCAACGCTGGTGAGGACTTTAATCCTTCGGGAGATTTCATAAGTAAACTTCTTGCGCAACATCAGAATAACGGATCGCCTGGTTTCGCTGGTTTGGAAGGTTATGAAATCATTAGGTCTGATGATATTGAAACTTCAGTGAATGAACAAAATTTGGAGCCAACGGTAGCACCAACTATAGCGCCAGCTATAGCACCAACTATAACACCAACTGTAGCACCCACTGTTCAATCAAATACTGCTGGAGGACGATTGCTGTTTGATCCTAGAATATCTTTGGAAGATAATCAAAGTGGCAAgaggattattttttctaatccGCTGCTAAGTCCTGCAACTATAACACGCTCGAAGGCAGTCGGCAATCGCGCTGAAGAAATAGACCCAGTTAAATCGGAAGTTTTACCACGACCATTCCCCTTTGGAACCGAACAGAGCGTAGCATTGAATGCAAGActgaattcgaaatttgattATCTTTCCATCCTCAACCAACCGTCCTCGACGAGCAATCGTGACGTGAATCTTTTAGCCAAAGATATAAATGGCTCCTTGGAATCACTCTTTGCTTCGGCACAGCAGACGGCCATAACTTCTATCCCCTCAAGGGAGCAGCTTTTAGAAGAATTAACGAAGAATTTTGGACAACCCTACTTTTCGAGTGACACTCACCAAAGTTACTTTACCCCACCCACAACTTCTGCcaatataaattacaaatttccgTCACCGTTTGTCAATCTAGAACAATATCGAACCGGAAAGAAAGCCTCTGGTTGGCAGTCGGCTCCTACTAGTTCTGAGCTACCGAAAACtccaacaacaacatcaacaacaacaacaacatcaacaacaacaacaacgccCAAGCCCATCAAGACATTCGTTGAGACGGAATTTATTCCCTCGTTGAGTTTTTCGTTCGACTCTGACTATGAGCGAAAGGCATACGTAGATGCTGTACTGAACGGATTCGTGACCGAAAATCAATTCATTGACCCCTGGCGCGATACTGCAAGTACCTACTGGGAACCGAGTCAAACTTGA